In Erpetoichthys calabaricus chromosome 2, fErpCal1.3, whole genome shotgun sequence, a genomic segment contains:
- the fam43a gene encoding protein FAM43A codes for MPQDESVLSFPSERFDRSRGVHGAASERQRNMLPWKKNKFELIEEDKQSKQKGYGVSLNYSALTSLAKSCPESALNRVGSMFKSKRKKVKITSEDPTYTVLYLGNATTLQSKGDGCTDVAVTKIWSKSEMGRNGTKMKLTISSQGIRMVHVDEKARRPGHLYLLHRITYCVADPRIPKIFAWVYRHEMKHKAVMLRCHAVLVSKPEKAKAMALLLYQTSATALAEFKRLKRRDDARHQQQQLIGDQTIPLVPLRKLLNGQCYYKPPVERSRSAPKLGSITEDSLGEEEEERAMHFECEDILDTEDDGGGGGESLDSDKQELSQIISDLGEMGIGNDLQTLRADLRVTRLLSGESTSSESSLESGHEPGAPANNAQPEGREQSAD; via the coding sequence ATGCCCCAAGACGAGTCGGTGCTGAGTTTCCCGAGCGAGCGATTCGATCGCAGCCGAGGTGTCCACGGTGCCGCATCGGAAAGACAGCGTAACATGCTTCCGTGGAAGAAGAACAAATTCGAGCTGATCGAGGAGGACAAACAGTCCAAGCAGAAAGGCTATGGCGTGAGCCTCAACTACTCCGCCCTGACCTCCCTGGCCAAGTCCTGTCCGGAGAGTGCGCTCAACCGAGTGGGGAGCATGTTTAAGTCAAAACGGAAAAAAGTGAAGATCACGAGCGAAGATCCGACCTACACAGTGCTATACCTGGGCAACGCCACCACGCTGCAGTCCAAGGGTGACGGCTGCACCGACGTAGCAGTCACCAAAATCTGGAGCAAAAGCGAGATGGGTCGTAATGGCACCAAGATGAAGCTGACCATCAGCTCTCAAGGAATTCGCATGGTGCACGTAGACGAAAAAGCTAGACGGCCTGGGCACCTGTATCTACTGCACCGGATCACGTATTGTGTGGCGGATCCCCGGATACCTAAGATCTTTGCTTGGGTGTACCGGCACGAAATGAAGCACAAGGCTGTCATGCTTCGTTGTCACGCCGTGTTGGTTTCCAAACCCGAAAAGGCCAAGGCTATGGCGCTATTGCTCTATCAGACCTCGGCCACTGCACTGGCGGAGTTCAAAAGACTCAAGCGCAGGGATGATGCCCGGCACCAGCAACAGCAGCTCATCGGCGATCAGACCATCCCGTTGGTCCCTCTACGCAAGCTACTCAATGGACAGTGTTACTACAAGCCGCCGGTTGAGCGCAGCCGCAGCGCCCCTAAGCTGGGCTCCATCACGGAAGACTCGCtgggggaggaggaggaagagaggGCAATGCATTTCGAGTGTGAAGACATCCTGGATACAGAGGATGATGGCGGTGGCGGCGGTGAGAGTCTAGACTCCGATAAGCAGGAACTATCGCAGATCATCAGCGACTTGGGAGAAATGGGCATCGGCAACGACTTGCAAACGCTACGGGCAGACCTGCGCGTCACACGTCTCTTGTCCGGCGAAAGCACGAGTAGCGAGTCGTCTCTCGAGAGCGGCCACGAACCGGGTGCTCCCGCCAATAATGCCCAGCCTGAGGGACGCGAGCAGAGCGCTGATTGA